A region from the Desulfoglaeba alkanexedens ALDC genome encodes:
- the ribD gene encoding bifunctional diaminohydroxyphosphoribosylaminopyrimidine deaminase/5-amino-6-(5-phosphoribosylamino)uracil reductase RibD: MPTLDLDISYMRRALKLARRGEGWTSPNPMVGAVVVRGETVVGEGWHEKAGGPHAEVNAIRRAGEAARGATLYVTLEPCNHTGRTPPCTWAVLEAGIQRVVAGMKDPNPRVQGGGAAFLEAHGLRVDLGVMERECRLLNQPFIKHVTQGLPYVTLKTASTLDGRIASRTGDARWVTNERSRRFVHVLRHRLDAVLVGVGTALADDPLLTARLGRRPCRQPIRIVLDSKLRLPLSSRLAGTARQVPLWIACAETASPEKEARLRDLGAEVIRLNRSDRGLDLHQLLEGMGRRAVTSVLVEGGARVTGSFLDAEVADEAFWFFAPKILGDPGGVPAVSGTPRERMLDAVRLHNVKTHRFGQDVMVHGRFREELY; this comes from the coding sequence TTGCCCACCCTCGACCTTGACATCAGTTACATGCGCCGGGCTTTGAAGCTCGCCCGGCGCGGCGAAGGATGGACCAGCCCCAACCCGATGGTCGGGGCCGTGGTGGTTCGCGGGGAAACCGTCGTGGGCGAAGGCTGGCATGAAAAGGCCGGCGGCCCCCACGCCGAAGTGAACGCCATCCGCCGCGCCGGTGAAGCCGCCCGAGGTGCGACGCTCTACGTTACGCTCGAACCCTGCAACCACACGGGAAGGACGCCGCCATGCACCTGGGCCGTCCTGGAAGCCGGTATTCAGCGCGTGGTCGCCGGCATGAAGGACCCCAACCCCAGGGTCCAGGGCGGCGGCGCCGCGTTTCTCGAGGCCCACGGCTTGCGGGTCGACCTGGGGGTGATGGAACGGGAATGCCGACTTCTGAATCAGCCCTTCATCAAACACGTGACGCAGGGCCTTCCTTATGTCACATTGAAAACGGCATCGACCCTGGATGGGCGCATCGCGTCGCGAACCGGCGACGCCCGGTGGGTCACCAACGAACGCTCGCGCCGGTTCGTTCATGTTCTCCGGCACCGGCTGGACGCCGTCTTGGTGGGTGTGGGAACGGCACTCGCAGACGATCCCCTGCTTACGGCGCGGCTCGGCCGCCGGCCCTGCCGCCAGCCGATACGGATCGTTCTGGATTCCAAGCTTCGTCTTCCGCTTTCCAGTCGGCTGGCTGGAACCGCACGCCAGGTGCCCCTCTGGATCGCATGCGCGGAAACCGCCTCCCCGGAAAAGGAAGCGCGCCTTCGCGACCTGGGGGCGGAAGTGATTCGATTGAACCGTTCCGATCGCGGCCTTGACCTGCACCAGCTCCTGGAGGGGATGGGGCGACGGGCCGTCACCAGTGTTCTGGTGGAAGGCGGAGCGCGGGTCACGGGGAGCTTTCTCGATGCAGAAGTCGCGGACGAAGCCTTCTGGTTTTTCGCTCCGAAGATCCTGGGCGATCCCGGCGGTGTGCCGGCCGTTTCCGGCACACCCCGCGAAAGGATGCTCGACGCCGTCCGCCTCCACAACGTAAAGACCCACCGATTCGGCCAAGACGTGATGGTGCACGGTCGGTTTCGTGAAGAACTTTATTAG